A single window of Candoia aspera isolate rCanAsp1 chromosome 3, rCanAsp1.hap2, whole genome shotgun sequence DNA harbors:
- the LOC134494615 gene encoding vitellogenin-2-like encodes MKGILLILLVALVGNQKPQTKTQNPEAGTENVEIKPEFRDGESLIYDYTVSVESGVQSAGLGKANMNISATAVITGGQREHKLEIKDVRMECAAGLFPRNTLSEAPKEVKQFLECDASFSYTGKIESIRMRKNVSFHCKNVIRAVLNAFILTTRNQKEYDVLEDGTEGECNTKYVNYEDKRDNLIMMTKSRNLNNCKERVMLNSGLPLFQVCPHCLQRERWVQGTTNFAIQLKRVSAGYQIAQVKSEQIYHFALLNGNEGAGYMKAKQSLVLTDVKTEQVQVQQQQGEFEMVDLHFEFPKYLPLPVLDVLNRDPVKQAYDVLQEFEPWAQFPHKKSDFQGLSLHRMLQRMDSNDMNTLYTKVSNIPSARKALLIACSNVGTSNSLKFIKDRLISGDLQETEKTLIVFSTLFFATPDTTRVEETAKVAGEILSKIPDKLSFLGKSSYLAYGNMVYKQCSTSRTCHPKLLEPFQNLLAEGFREKDENKIVLALKTIGNAGQLANLKQVRLLSESTKYPEYLQTTAIQTLVQIGKQDPTKVQGILNQIIMDTSRCVAVRITAFTGLLESNPPVHTITGLAFAMLHEENHEVFSFVYSHLQSISEATDPVYRELAGSCKMALIILNSSLDKLNSHYSKSWRYQVSGFSLNNGVNLELLSYGGGHPSNIIFKSDAMLSGSLVNVLKITVQTEGLSKLFGESVSQSDQYPIHQKIKDTIAKMQKLMISSMQAALKDLSPYLSQFNMIAETSQLHPTLAGLPFEINANAIWGVHGSWKAKSELSQEDLSAAKMQVQLDSNIDAYGQGTLSWGIHTDFMESKVEIKGRIHSEGALKLNASLDMPQKRFKAEVGGLRETITASHEAHAVVRYPRVEKKAPILPEGLDIDTLDEGFDAEKGNIKQQAKGGHRRQELQDGCLPFDSPVNLCLKTKKTGYVPRRNTAMHVLCSEHEIKLWTETGASVEKMQLDVQVGPGKIRMRREAVPEEEEEAVTVEEQGDDVKYQKKPSQDAKRPDPGKSSSIDFSMAAPPVKKGKGQKKGDTSSSSSSSSITTSKDTNSEDSSESSSSSSSSSKGSRHRDTRESSQRRSRDSSSSSRDSRDTRDSSSSSSSSSSSSRDSSSDSSSSSRDSSSDSSSSSRDSSSDSSSSSDSSSSSDSSSSDSSRDSSSDSSSSSSRDSSSDSSSSSSRDSSSDSSSSRDSSSSSDSSRDSSSSSDSSSSSRDSSSDSSSSRDSSSSSDSSRSDSSRSDSSSDSSSSSESSLGSSSEEDIKDSSLEPVLSARFRIIYRNKKQDGLDAVVHASPSAFKMLVKSITSQSTVMCLEYAATSSNKVKSSLKIGGDGKDYAVSGELETGTFAGKPALQLKARYHKVPEAMTDAMEEIGAVIPGIAYQAGFFHKYQKNPPQEFTIIMALKEPNSCIMVMKLPDGVIANENCILPFSVPMDPKVKTSKISDIPKLLFASLNGVCTVQGKRITSFDNKIITKGLPPDCYMNMLGDCTCHKKLMLLMKYESKYNNSLLIDIRGEVDMILKQRDGELIVEINGTKVRGAVLPVKFQGLPLRMKKKLDEVEVSMPSYGVDRVKYTGSSAVFEVNPLIENSCGLCGWYGSEAKTFRRPSGHLAKDEVSFVQSWVVPDDCGGACKLRHSIVRHENPVLTGQENPQCATNLPVTRCAEGCSATSTTQILAGFHCVPAGATLPSELKVLAEKSEDLVDTIESHTSCSCEQEQCAA; translated from the exons ATGAAGGGAATCCTCCTAATTCTTCTAGTGGCCCTTGTGG GGAACCAGAAGCCCCAAACAA AAACCCAGAATCCTGAAGCTG GAACGGAGAATGTTGAAATCA AGCCAGAATTTCGTGATGGAGAAAGCCTGATATACGATTATACTGTCTCTGTTGAAAGTGGAGTGCAAAGTGCCGGGCTTGGAAAAGCTAATATGAACATATCAGCTACTGCAGTGATCACAGGAGGTCAACGAGAGCATAAGCTTGAG ATTAAGGATGTAAGAATGGAATGTGCTGCTGGATTATTCCCAAGAAATACCTTGTCAGAAGCACCAAAGGAAGTTAAACAGTTCCTTGAGTGTGATGCCAGTTTCTCCTACACTGGGAAAATTGAATCCATCCGTATGCGAAAAAATGTATCTTTTCATTGCAAGAATGTTATCAGAGCCGTGTTGAACGCGTTTATTCTCACAACAAGGAACCAGAAGGAGTATGACGTACTGGAG GATGGAACTGAAGGTGAATGTAACACCAAGTATGTTAACTATGAAGACAAAAGAGACAACCTCATCATGATGACCAAATCCAGGAACCTGAACAACTGCAAAGAGAGAGTTATGCTGAACTCTGGACTGCCCTTGTTCCAAGTCTGCCCCCACTGCCTCCAG AGGGAGAGATGGGTTCAAGGCACAACTAACTTTGCCATCCAACTGAAGCGTGTCAGTGCTGGTTACCAGATCGCTCAAGTCAAGTCTGAACAAATATACCACTTTGCTCTGTTAAATGGAAACGAAGGTGCTGGATATATGAAAGCGAA gcAATCGCTGGTCTTGACAGATGTGAAAACTGAACAAGTCCaagtgcagcagcagcagggagagTTTGAAATGGTGGACCTTCATTTTGAGTTTCCCAAATACCTGCCTTTGCCTGTGTTGGATGTTCTGAACAGAGATCCTGTAAAACAG GCTTATGATGTCTTGCAAGAATTTGAGCCCTGGGCACAGTTCCCCCATAAAAAGTCTGACTTCCAAGGTTTAAGTCTGCATCGAATGCTACAACGCATGGACAGTAACGATATGAACACTCTCTACACTAAGGTTTCAAACATTCCTTCTGCCAG AAAAGCCCTATTGATTGCATGTAGCAATGTGGGTACTTCAAATTCACTGAAGTTCATCAAGGACAGACTCATCAGTGGAGATCTTCAGGAAACTGAAAAGACTTTGATTGTTTTCTCAACCCTCTTTTTTGCCACTCCTGATACTACTAGAGTGGAAGAAACAGCTAAAGTGGCAGGA GAAATACTTTCCAAAATCCCTGACAAATTATCTTTCTTAGGAAAGTCATCTTACTTGGCTTATGGGAATATGGTGTACAAGCAATGCTCTACTTCTCGGACGTGTCACCCTAAATTGCTTGAG cctTTCCAAAACCTCCTAGCTGAGGGATTTCGCGAGAAAGATGAGAACAAAATTGTATTAGCTCTGAAAACCATTGGCAACGCAGGTCAGCTAGCCAACCTGAAACAAGTGAGACTCCTGAGTGAGTCTACTAAATATCCTGAATACCTCCAGACCACTGCAATTCAGACCCTGGTGCAAATCGGCAAGCAGGATCCTACAAAG GTTCAGGGCATTCTCAATCAGATCATTATGGATACTTCACGCTGTGTGGCAGTCCGAATAACGGCTTTCACTGGCCTCTTAGAAAGCAACCCTCCTGTACATACAATAACAGGCTTGGCCTTTGCAATGCTGCATGAAGAGAATCACGAGGTTTTCAGCTTTGTGTACTCTCATCTTCAGAGCATCTCAGAAGCCACGGACCCCGTGTACAGGGAACT gGCTGGTTCTTGCAAAATGGCCCTTATAATTCTGAACTCCAGTCTTGACAAACTGAACTCCCATTACAGCAAGTCTTGGCGTTATCAAGTTTCCGGCT TTTCACTAAACAATGGAGTTAACTTGGAATTGTTAAGTTATGGTGGTGGACATCCTTCAAATATCATCTTTAAGTCAGATGCAATGCTTTCTGGTTCCTTAGTTAACGTACTGAAG aTCACAGTGCAAACTGAGGGTTTAAGTAAATTGTTTGGAGAATCAGTTAGCCAGTCTGACCAATACCCTatccatcagaagatcaaagaTACTATAGCCAAG ATGCAGAAACTTATGATATCAAGCATGCAGGCAGCGTTGAAAGATCTATCACCCTACTTATCCCAGTTCAACATGATTGCAGAAACTTCGCAATTACATCCTACGCTTGCTGGACTGCCGTTTGAAATAAATGCTAATGCTATCTGGGGAGTGCATGGCTCATGGAAGG CAAAATCAGAACTATCCCAGGAAGATCTCAGTGCAGCCAAAATGCAAGTACAGCTTGACAGCAACATTGA TGCCTATGGTCAGGGAACATTATCCTGGGGAATTCATACAGACTTTATGGAGAGTAAGGTGGAAATCAAAGGCAGGATCCATTCAGAAGGTGCACTCAAATTGAATGCTTCACTGGACATGCCACAAAAAAGATTTAAAGCAGAAGTTGGTGGTCTTCGTGAGACAATAACCGCAAG CCATGAGGCACATGCTGTAGTAAGGTACCCACGTGTTGAGAAAAAGGCTCCAATTCTTCCAGAGGGACTTGATATTGATACCTTGGATGAAGGGTTTGATGCAGAGAAAGGCAACATCAAA CAACAAGCTAAAGGTGGCCACAGACGTCAGGAGCTTCAGGACGGATGCTTGCCTTTCGATAGTCCAGTGAATCTGTGcttgaaaaccaagaaaacaggATATGTGCCCAGACGGAATACAGCAATGCATGTGTTATGCTCAGAACATGAAATAAAGCTTTGGACCGAAACAG GTGCTTCTGTGGAGAAGATGCAGCTAGATGTCCAAGTGGGCCCTGGAAAAATTAGGATGAGAAGAGAAGCAGTAcctgaggaagaagaagaagcggTGACAGTAGAAGAACAGGGG GATGATGTCAAATATCAGAAGAAGCCATCCCAGGACGCCAAACGCCCAGATCCAGGAAAAAGCTCTTCCATTGATTTCTCCATGGCTGCTCCTCCAGTGAAAAAGGGAAAAGGCCAAAAGAAAGGAgataccagcagcagcagcagcagcagcagcatcaccacCAGCAAGGACACCAACAGTGAGGACAGCAgcgagagcagcagcagcagcagcagcagcagcaaagggtCACGTCATCGTGACACAAGGGAGTCCTCCCAGCGCCGGTCTAGAGATAGTTCTTCTAGCAGCAGGGACAGCAGGGACACCagggacagcagcagcagcagcagcagcagcagcagcagcagccgtgACAGCAGCagcgacagcagcagcagcagccgtgACAGCAGcagtgacagcagcagcagcagccgtgACAGCAGCagcgacagcagcagcagcagcgacagcagcagcagcagcgacagcagcagcagcgacaGCAGCCGCGACAGCAGcagtgacagcagcagcagcagcagccgtgACAGCAGcagtgacagcagcagcagcagcagccgtgACAGCAGCagcgacagcagcagcagccgtgacagcagcagcagcagcgacagCAGCcgtgacagcagcagcagcagcgacagcagcagcagcagccgtgACAGCAGCagcgacagcagcagcagccgtgacagcagcagcagcagcgacagCAGCCGCAGCGACAGCAGCCGCAGTGACAGCAGCagcgacagcagcagcagcagtgaaa GTTCCTTGGGCTCCAGCAGCGAAGAAGACATAAAAGACTCTTCC TTGGAACCAGTTCTGTCTGCTCGATTCCGCATCATCTATCGTAATAAGAAGCAAGATGGACTCGATGCTGTGGTGCATGCAAGTCCCTCTGCATTTAAAATGTTAGTGAAAAGCATCACCAGCCAAAGCACAGTTATGTGCTTGGAATATGCGGCAACCAGTTCTAATAAAGTGAAG TCTTCTCTGAAAATTGGTGGGGATGGCAAAGACTATGCAGTTTCAGGAGAACTAGAGACTGGTACGTTTGCTGGAAAGCCAGCTCTTCAGTTGAAGGCTAGGTATCATAAAGTTCCTGAAGCAATGACTGATGCTATGGAAGA GATTGGTGCAGTGATCCCTGGAATTGCCTACCAGGCAGGCTTCTTTCACAAATACCAAAAGAATCCTCCTCAAGAATTTACAATTATTATGGCTCTAAAAGAACCAAACAGTTGTATCATGGTCATGAAACTGCCAGAT GGTGTGATCGCTAATGAAAACTGCATACTTCCATTTTCAGTGCCCATGGATCCCAAAGTCAAAACTTCAAAAATCTCAGATATTCCAAAATTGCTTTTTGCTAGTCTGAATG GTGTTTGTACAGTACAAGGTAAAAGAATTACATCTTTCGACAATAAAATCATTACAAAAGGATTGCCTCCTGACTGTTACATGAATATGTTAGGAGACTGTACTTGTCACAAGAAGCTGATGTTGCTGATGAAATATGAATCAAAATACAATAATAGTCTTCTAATTGATATTCGTGGTGAAGT TGACATGATCCTCAAGCAGCGTGATGGTGAACTCATTGTAGAAATAAATGGCACTAAAGTACGGGGTGCagttctccctgttaaatttcaaG GTTTGCCTCTtagaatgaagaaaaaattaGACGAAGTGGAAGTTAGCATGCCCTCATATGGAGTTGATCGAGTGAAATATACAGGAAGTTCTGCCGTG TTTGAAGTTAATCCCTTGATAGAAAATTCATGCGGTCTCTGTGGATGGTATGGTTCAGAAGCAAAAACGTTTCGGAGACCAAGTGGCCACTTAGCTAAAGATGAAGTGAGCTTTGTTCAGTCATGGGTCGTCCCTGATGATTGCGGTGGAG CCTGTAAACTGCGACACTCAATAGTGAGACATGAGAATCCAGTCCTAACTGGGCAAGAAAATCCACAATGTGCTACCAATCTTCCTGTCACACGCTGTGCTGAAGGCTGCTCAGCCACTAGTACCACCCAAATCTTGGCTGGCTTCCATTGTGTGCCAGCTG gaGCAACCTTGCCTTCTGAATTGAAAGTGCTGGCTGAAAAATCTGAAGACCTGGTAGACACCATTGAATCTCACACATCCTGCTCTTGTGAACAGGAACAATGTGCTGCATGA